TGCTATCATTTCTTCCTCTTTTTCAGCGGCTTTTTCCACAAGAATAGGAAAAAAGGGATCTGTCTTTCCTGATGGATCATAAAAATAGACGACCTCTTCCTCCTTTTTCACCTTTGCATCCTGCTTTTTAACAGCAACAGCTTTTTTAGGCACTTTTTTAGCCTTGACCGCCTTGGCAGGCCTCTGACCTGAAGGCGGTTGAGAAGATTCCTCCCCACAACCGACCATAACAGCTAACACAAGCAAAGCAAAAATCAACTGTGAAAATCTTAAATTAAGCATGAAAATTTAGCTCTATTTCTTTCTCTTATTTGCAGGGACATTCTTTTTCTCTATAAATTTATAAGTAGTAGCCATACAGTCAATACTCAATTCTAAACGTCCCCCAAGATTCTTTGGTTTTCCAATACTAATCCTGGAAATATTAATGATCCTGGGCAGTTTGCTGATATTATCAAAAAAGATTGCCGTATCATGATATGTTCCTTTAATCGTTAATTTAATGGGAACTTCGGCATAAAAGTCCTTAGCTTTTTCTTTCTGAAGAATAATGCTTTCAAAAACAA
The Deltaproteobacteria bacterium DNA segment above includes these coding regions:
- a CDS encoding pilus assembly protein PilP, whose protein sequence is MLNLRFSQLIFALLVLAVMVGCGEESSQPPSGQRPAKAVKAKKVPKKAVAVKKQDAKVKKEEEVVYFYDPSGKTDPFFPILVEKAAEKEEEMIATETGEPKTFLETLELSQLKLVAVMIMGKRRIAMVEDPEGKGHTIYIGTPIGKSGGKVAGIAEGKVLIEEKYKKKGEIVPVIKELVIQSAEDKRR